From Tachysurus fulvidraco isolate hzauxx_2018 chromosome 10, HZAU_PFXX_2.0, whole genome shotgun sequence, one genomic window encodes:
- the LOC113638736 gene encoding uncharacterized protein LOC113638736 isoform X1, whose protein sequence is MFSGGCVLDMAEFLSGFNLQLMIGVISLSLLQNISADLLSVDPGENVTLFCNITNYSEISWYHMNSGVLRQIISTAQRKLDKLFYTDYNEDKSHFAITESSSSVSLVIIGVRDTDLGFYYCGGRNKGHIQFGKVISLNFTGGSRNETRSSSEDSDSHQTGGTENIWIILMTIMCVCSISVLIIIICMCVFCSRVEGKLSSSLSSCCSHDTSSTEQDEKIHHDSLLYDRKFTGSVKNNKASDLDCVTYVTFTSQPQRH, encoded by the exons ATGTTCAGTGGAGGATGTGTGTTAGACATGGCAGAGTTCCTGAGTGGGTTTAATCTACAGCTGATGATTG GTGTCATCAGTCTGAGTCTCCTTCAGAACATTTCAGCTGATCTGTTATCTgttgatcctggagaaaacgTCACTCTGTTCTGTAACATCACTAATTATTCAGAGATATCGTGGTATCACATGAACTCAGGAGTCTTGAGGCAGATTATATCGACTGCACAAAGGAAACTGGACAAACTCTTTTATACTGATTATAATGAGGATAAGAGTCACTTTGCTATAACAGAAAGCAGCAGTTCAGTCAGTTTAGTGATTATTGGAGTTAGAGACACAGATCTGGGATTTTATTACTGTGGAGGTCGAAACAAGGGACACATTCAGTTTGGGAAAGTCATCAGTTTGAACTTTACAG gtgGCAGCAGAAATGAGACTCGTTCTTCATCAGAGGATTCAGATTCACACCAGACTGGAGGAACTGAGAACATCTGGATTATACTTATgaccataatgtgtgtgtgctccatctctgtcctaataatcatcatctgcatgtgtgtgttctgcagcaGGGTGGAAG gaaaattatcatcatcattatcatcatgctGCAGTCACGACACCAGCTCCACTGAACAG GATGAAAAGATTCATCATGACAGTTTGCTGTATGACAGAAAGTTCACAGGATCTGTTAAGAACAACAAAGCTTCAGATTTGGACTGTGTGACTTACGTAACCTTCACCTCACAGCCACAGAGACACTGA
- the LOC113638736 gene encoding uncharacterized protein LOC113638736 isoform X2, whose amino-acid sequence MNLLSSCGVDLSGVISLSLLQNISADLLSVDPGENVTLFCNITNYSEISWYHMNSGVLRQIISTAQRKLDKLFYTDYNEDKSHFAITESSSSVSLVIIGVRDTDLGFYYCGGRNKGHIQFGKVISLNFTGGSRNETRSSSEDSDSHQTGGTENIWIILMTIMCVCSISVLIIIICMCVFCSRVEGKLSSSLSSCCSHDTSSTEQDEKIHHDSLLYDRKFTGSVKNNKASDLDCVTYVTFTSQPQRH is encoded by the exons ATGAATCTTCTCTCTTCATGTGGTGTTGATCTTTCAGGTGTCATCAGTCTGAGTCTCCTTCAGAACATTTCAGCTGATCTGTTATCTgttgatcctggagaaaacgTCACTCTGTTCTGTAACATCACTAATTATTCAGAGATATCGTGGTATCACATGAACTCAGGAGTCTTGAGGCAGATTATATCGACTGCACAAAGGAAACTGGACAAACTCTTTTATACTGATTATAATGAGGATAAGAGTCACTTTGCTATAACAGAAAGCAGCAGTTCAGTCAGTTTAGTGATTATTGGAGTTAGAGACACAGATCTGGGATTTTATTACTGTGGAGGTCGAAACAAGGGACACATTCAGTTTGGGAAAGTCATCAGTTTGAACTTTACAG gtgGCAGCAGAAATGAGACTCGTTCTTCATCAGAGGATTCAGATTCACACCAGACTGGAGGAACTGAGAACATCTGGATTATACTTATgaccataatgtgtgtgtgctccatctctgtcctaataatcatcatctgcatgtgtgtgttctgcagcaGGGTGGAAG gaaaattatcatcatcattatcatcatgctGCAGTCACGACACCAGCTCCACTGAACAG GATGAAAAGATTCATCATGACAGTTTGCTGTATGACAGAAAGTTCACAGGATCTGTTAAGAACAACAAAGCTTCAGATTTGGACTGTGTGACTTACGTAACCTTCACCTCACAGCCACAGAGACACTGA
- the LOC113651465 gene encoding uncharacterized protein LOC113651465 isoform X1: MFSGGCVLDMAEFLSGFNLQLMIGVISLSLLQNISADLLSVDPGENITLFCNITNYSEISWYHMKSGVLRQIISTAQRKLDKLFYTDYNEDKSHFAITERSSSVSLVIIGVRDTDLGFYYCGGRNKGHIQFGKVISLNFTGGSRNETRSSSEDSDSHQTGGTENIWIILMTIMCVCSISVLINIICMCVFCSRVEGKLSSSLSSCCSHDTSSTEQDEKIHHDSLLYDRKFTGSVKNNKASDLDCVTYVTFTSQPQRH, translated from the exons ATGTTCAGTGGAGGATGTGTGTTAGACATGGCAGAGTTCCTGAGTGGGTTTAATCTACAGCTGATGATTG GTGTCATCAGTCTGAGTCTCCTTCAGAACATTTCAGCTGATCTGTTATCTgttgatcctggagaaaacaTCACTCTGTTCTGTAACATCACTAATTATTCAGAGATATCGTGGTATCACATGAAGTCAGGAGTCTTGAGGCAGATTATATCGACTGCACAAAGGAAACTGGACAAACTCTTTTATACTGATTATAATGAGGATAAGAGTCACTTTGCTATAACAGAACGCAGCAGTTCAGTCAGTTTAGTGATTATTGGAGTTAGAGACACAGATCTGGGATTTTATTACTGTGGAGGTCGAAACAAGGGACACATTCAGTTTGGGAAAGTCATCAGTTTGAACTTTACAG GTGGCAGCAGAAATGAGACTCGTTCCTCATCAGAGGATTCAGATTCACACCAGACTGGAGGAACTGAGAACATCTGGATTATACTTATgaccataatgtgtgtgtgctccatctctgtcctaATAAACAtcatctgcatgtgtgtgttctgcagcaGGGTGGAAG gaaaattatcatcatcattatcatcatgctGCAGTCACGACACCAGCTCCACTGAACAG GATGAAAAGATTCATCATGACAGTTTGCTGTATGACAGAAAGTTCACAGGATCTGTTAAGAACAACAAAGCTTCAGATTTGGACTGTGTGACTTACGTAACCTTCACCTCACAGCCGCAGAGACACTGA
- the LOC113651465 gene encoding uncharacterized protein LOC113651465 isoform X2, protein MNLLSSCGVDLSGVISLSLLQNISADLLSVDPGENITLFCNITNYSEISWYHMKSGVLRQIISTAQRKLDKLFYTDYNEDKSHFAITERSSSVSLVIIGVRDTDLGFYYCGGRNKGHIQFGKVISLNFTGGSRNETRSSSEDSDSHQTGGTENIWIILMTIMCVCSISVLINIICMCVFCSRVEGKLSSSLSSCCSHDTSSTEQDEKIHHDSLLYDRKFTGSVKNNKASDLDCVTYVTFTSQPQRH, encoded by the exons ATGAATCTTCTCTCTTCATGTGGTGTTGATCTTTCAGGTGTCATCAGTCTGAGTCTCCTTCAGAACATTTCAGCTGATCTGTTATCTgttgatcctggagaaaacaTCACTCTGTTCTGTAACATCACTAATTATTCAGAGATATCGTGGTATCACATGAAGTCAGGAGTCTTGAGGCAGATTATATCGACTGCACAAAGGAAACTGGACAAACTCTTTTATACTGATTATAATGAGGATAAGAGTCACTTTGCTATAACAGAACGCAGCAGTTCAGTCAGTTTAGTGATTATTGGAGTTAGAGACACAGATCTGGGATTTTATTACTGTGGAGGTCGAAACAAGGGACACATTCAGTTTGGGAAAGTCATCAGTTTGAACTTTACAG GTGGCAGCAGAAATGAGACTCGTTCCTCATCAGAGGATTCAGATTCACACCAGACTGGAGGAACTGAGAACATCTGGATTATACTTATgaccataatgtgtgtgtgctccatctctgtcctaATAAACAtcatctgcatgtgtgtgttctgcagcaGGGTGGAAG gaaaattatcatcatcattatcatcatgctGCAGTCACGACACCAGCTCCACTGAACAG GATGAAAAGATTCATCATGACAGTTTGCTGTATGACAGAAAGTTCACAGGATCTGTTAAGAACAACAAAGCTTCAGATTTGGACTGTGTGACTTACGTAACCTTCACCTCACAGCCGCAGAGACACTGA